The window TAGCATATCGGCCAGGGCAATGCCATCGGCCACTCCCAATTGTGGCCCCAAGTGGGAGATCATCCCCACGATCTTATATTCCTGGGTACCGAAATGAAAACTTCGGTCCCGGCCTTTCGTAAAGCCGCTTTGCTTGCCCTGCCATTGCGCAAAGAGTCGGTGCAATGGAATGTTACGGGAAGTGAACACCCCTAAGTTTCGGTGCATGGGCAGAATATATTCACTGGTCTTTAGGGCGTTGGTCACGCCAACGGAAATGGCCTCTTGGCCGATACCGCTAAACCATTTGGATATTTTGCCCTGACGGAGGAGAATCAACATTTTTTCCTCGATCATTCGAGGTTTCAACATTCCTTTGTACAGTTCCAGCAACTTCTCTTGTTCCAAGTTGCCTACATGATACCTCATATTTAAAAATTAGGTTGGTTAAAAGTAGTAAAAAGGCGTTCAAAACCATTCAAAAATTCCAAAACCCTCGGCTTAATTCCTTATTTTTGACGCTACATCAAAGATGACGATATGAGTGCGATTCCAAGCGTAGACCTGAGCGATTTTGTCTCGGGCGACCCCAAAAGAAAAGAAAAGTTTGTCAAAGAAATAGGCGCCGCTTTTGAAGATATTGGCTTTGTGGCACTAAGCGGACATTTTTTATCGGACGAGCTGGTCGACAACCTGTACACGGAAATCAAAAAGTTCTTCCATCTTCCGCAAGAGGTAAAGGACAAATACGAGATTGAAGGTATTGGAGGGCAACGCGGCTACACTTCCTTCGGAAAGGAGCATGCCAAAGGAAAAAAAGAGGGTGACCTCAAGGAGTTTTGGCATTTTGGCCAATATGTAGAGGATAATCCACAATTAAAAGAGGAATACCCGGACAACGTCATCGTGGAGGAGCTTCCCGATTTTAATGAAGTAGGCAAAGAAACTTATAAAATGCTGGAAAAAACCGCCAAGTACGTGCTCCGGGCCTTGGCGCTGCATTTAGACTTGGAGGAAACCTATTTTGACGACTACATCAAAAATGGCAACTCCATTTTGAGGCCCATCC is drawn from Flagellimonas sp. MMG031 and contains these coding sequences:
- a CDS encoding 2-oxoglutarate and iron-dependent oxygenase domain-containing protein; translated protein: MSAIPSVDLSDFVSGDPKRKEKFVKEIGAAFEDIGFVALSGHFLSDELVDNLYTEIKKFFHLPQEVKDKYEIEGIGGQRGYTSFGKEHAKGKKEGDLKEFWHFGQYVEDNPQLKEEYPDNVIVEELPDFNEVGKETYKMLEKTAKYVLRALALHLDLEETYFDDYIKNGNSILRPIHYPPITEEPKNAVRAAAHGDINLITLLMGAHGKGLQVKDHQGNWVDAIAQPDQLMINVGDMLSRLSNNKLKSTIHQVVNPPKELWGTSRYSVPFFMHPVSDMPLNCLENCIDEDNPKGFADITAGEYLHERLIELGLVKK